The DNA window CTAAAACAATACCTTCTATATAAGACAGAGAGGATAATTTCTCTGCTACTGATTTAATAATATTATCTACCATCAAGCATGCTCCTTTTATCGATTCACTGCTGTAAAAATTCCAAGCCAAATCTTTTGCTTCTACTCAACATATTTATAATTTTTTTAATTTCACAAAAGATAGCTAATAAGCACATTATAAGAATGATTCTGATTTTTTTCTTCACTTTTATTTTTCTCCATTTCAGCACATTGTTTTATTTTTGGGGTTTTTCGATTTCATCATTTTCTAATTCAATCACATCCAGAATGCCACAATTCAAGGATTCGCAGATACGAACCAGCGTTTCCATGCTGATATTTTTCCCTTTTCCCATATTAGCAATCATATTTGTGGTAAGACCGGCGGCAATCCGCAAGTCCTCTTTTCTCATATTGCGCT is part of the Lachnospiraceae bacterium KGMB03038 genome and encodes:
- a CDS encoding Cro/Cl family transcriptional regulator encodes the protein MHISYKPLWHTLVERNMRKEDLRIAAGLTTNMIANMGKGKNISMETLVRICESLNCGILDVIELENDEIEKPQK